Part of the Georgenia sp. TF02-10 genome, CGGTAGGCACCCCGGCCGCCGGCCTCCCCCTGGGCGACGGCGCCGGCGCGGGCGGTGCGGGCACCCCGCCGGCCGAGGTGGTCGACGGCGGCCGCGGCGACGACGGCCGCGGCGACGACGGCGGCCCCGCCTCCGCCCGGCCCGGCACCGCCCCCACCGCCGAGACACCGGAGTCGACCCCGTGACCCACCAGCACCTCCTCGCCGACCTCCTGCCCGCCTGGCTGCCCCGGCAGCGCTGGTACACCGGCAAGGGCACCACGCCCCGGCTGGCCCGGGTCGGCGAGCTCGCCCTGCCGGCGGCCGACCGCGCGGGGGCCACCGGCACCGAGGCCGCCGTCTGGCTGCTGCGGGACGACGGCGGCGCCGCACCGGTGCACTACCAGGTGCCGCTGACGTTCCGCCCCGAGCCCGCGCCGGACCTCGCCCACGCCCTCGTCGGGGTGACCGGCGCGGGGCGGCAGCGCCGGTGGGTGTACGACGGGTGCCACGACGAGGTCGGCGCCGCCGCGCTGCTCACCGCCATCACCGGCGAGCAGGACCTGCTCGGGGAGCCGGCCGGCGTCGCCGCCCGGGGCCACCGGGCCGCCGGCGCGGCGCGCGCGGCGGTGCGCGAGGCGCGGGTGCTGCGCGGGGAGCAGTCCAACACCTCGGTCATCCTCGACACCGAGCCGGGGCCGGCGGTGATCCTCAAGGTCTTCCGGGTCCTCCACCCGGGCCGGAACCCGGACGTGGAGGTCCAGCAGGCGCTGGCCGCGGCGGGGTCCACCCGGGTGCCGCGGCCGGTCGGGGACCTCCTGGGCCGGTGGCCCGCCGTCGCCGTCGCCGGCGCGCCCGAGGGCGACGGCGAGGACCGCGGCAGCCCCGAGGGGCACCCCGTGGAGGGGCGCCCGGCCGAGGGTCGCCTCGCCGAAGGGCACCTCGCCGAGGGGCACCTCGCCGTCGCCCAGGAGTTCCTGCCCGGCGTCGCCGACGCCTGGCGGGTGGCGCTGACCGCGCTGGAGCAGGGCCAGGACTTCACCGACCGGGCCCGGGCGCTGGGCGCCGCCACCGCCGAGGTGCACGCCACCCTGGCCCGGGTCCTGCCCACCCGGGCGGCGGGCGCGGCGGAGCGGGCCGGCGCCCTGGCCACCTGGTCGGGCCGCTTCGCCGAGGCCGTCCGGTACGCCCCCGCCCTGGCCGCCCGGGAGGCCGAGGTGGACGCGGTGCTGCGGGCCGGCGCGCAGGCCCGGTGGCCGGCGCTCCAGCGCATCCACGGCGACTACCACCTGGGCCAGGTCCTCGACGTCCCCGGCCGGGGCTGGGTGGTGCTGGACTTCGAGGGCGAGCCGCTGCGGCCCCTGGCCGAGCGCACCGCCCCGGACCTGCCCGAGCGGGACGTCGCCGGCATGCTCCGCTCCTTCGACTACGCCGCCGCGTCCGTCCCGGGCGCGGACCCCGCGTGGGCGCCGGCGGCGCGCTCGGCCTTCCTGGACGGGTACGCGGCGGAGGCCGGCACGGACCCGCGCGCGGTGCCGGAGCTGCTGCGGGCGCTGGAGCTGGACAAGGCGCTGTACGAGACGGTGTACGAGGCGCGCAACCGCCCGGACTGGCTGCCGCTGCCGCTGGCCGCGGTCGACCGGCTGCTGGCCAGCCCGCTGGAGCCGCGCGAGCGGGGAGTGGATGGAAGAGTGGAGCGCATGAAGCACACCAGCCCCGAGCGGACCGGCGGGCCGGGACCGGACGCACCGCGCACGCCGGCAGCCCCGGCCGACCCGACCGCCCCGCCGAACCCCCCGGCCGACGGCGACCCGACCGCCACGCCGGCACCGCCGGCCGGCGGCGGCCCCGCCACCACCCCGGCCCCGGCCGCCGGCGCCCAGGCGCGGGCGACGCCGGCGCCGGTCGACCCCGACACCCTGCACGCCGTCGCCTACGGCACCTACCACGACCCGCACACGGTCCTCGGCGCCCACCCGGGCCCCGACGGGGTCACCGTCCGCACCGTGCGGCACCTGGCGGACGCCGTCGCCGTCGTCACCGCCGACGGCACCTACCCGGCCACCCACGAGCACGACGGCGTGTGGGTGGCGGTGCTGCCCGGCAGCGAGCCGGTCGACTACCGGGTGCGGGTGACCTACGGCGCGACCACCACCACGGTGGACGACCCCTACCGGTTCCTGCCCACGCTGGGCGACCTCGACCAGCACCTCATCGGCGAGGGCCGGCACGAGGAGCTGTGGCGGGTCCTCGGCGCCCACGTGCGCCGGTTCCCCGGCGAGCTGGGCGAGGTCACCGGGGTGGCGTTCGCGGTCTGGGCGCCGAACGCCCGGGCGGTGCGCGTCGTCGGGGACTTCAACGCCTGGAACGGCACGGGCAGCGCCATGCGCTCGCTCGGCTCCTCCGGGGTGTGGGAGCTGTTCGTGCCGGGCATCGGCGCCGGCGAGCGGTACAAGTTCGAGATCGGCTACAGGGACGGGTCCTGGCACCAGAAGGCCGACCCGATGGCCCGGGCCACCGAGGTGCCGCCGGCCACCGCGTCGGTGGTCGCCGAGTCCACCCACACCTGGGCGGACGAGGCGTGGCTGGCGGCCCGGGCCGAGCGGGACCCGCACACCGGGCCGATGAGCGTCTACGAGGTCCACCTCGCCTCGTGGCGGCCGGGGCTGAGCTACCGCGAGCTCGCCGAGCAGCTCGTCGCCTACGTCCGCGACCTCGGCTTCACCCACGTCGAGCTCATGCCGGTGGCCGAGCACCCCTTCGGCGGGTCCTGGGGCTACCAGGTCACCTCCTACTACGCCCCCACCGCCCGGCTGGGCACCCCGGACGACTTCCGCTACCTGGTCGACCGCCTGCACCAGGCCGGCATCGGCGTGATCGTCGACTGGGTGCCCGCGCACTTCCCCAAGGACGCCTGGGCGCTGGCCCGGTTCGACGGCACCCCCCTGTACGAGGACCCCGACCCGCTCCGCGGGGACCACCCGGACTGGGGCACCCACGTGTTCAACTTCGGCCGCCGCGAGGTGCGCAACTTCCTCGTCGCCAACGCCGTGTACTGGCTCGAGGAGTTCCACGTCGACGGGCTGCGGGTGGACGCCGTCGCCTCCATGCTCTACCTGGACTACTCCCGCCAGCCCGGCCAGTGGCGGCCCAACGCCCGCGGCGGGCGGGAGAACCTGGAGGCGATCAGCTTCCTGCAGGAGGCCAACGCCACCGCCTACCGCAAGGTCCCCGGCATCGTGATGATCGCCGAGGAGTCCACCGCCTGGCCGGGCGTGACGGCCCCCACCTCCGCCGGCGGCCTGGGCTTCGGGCTGAAGTGGAACATGGGCTGGATGAACGACACCCTGCGCTACCTGGCCGAGGAGCCGATCAACCGCCGCTACCACCACGGCGAGCTCACCTTCTCCCTCGTCTACGCCTTCTCCGAGCAGTTCGTCCTGCCGCTCAGCCACGACGAGGTCGTGCACGGCAAGGGGTCCCTGCTGGCGAAGATGCCCGGGGACTACTGGCAGCAGCTCGCCGGCGTGCGCGCGCTGCTGGCCTACCAGTGGTCCCACCCCGGCAAGCAGCTGCTGTTCATGGGCCAGGAGTTCGCCCAGGGCGGGGAGTGGGACGAGTCCCGCGGCCTGGACTGGTGGCACACCGACGTCCCCGAGCACCAGGGCGTCACCGCCCTGGTGAAGGACCTCAACCGGGTCTACCGGGAGCGGCCGGCGCTGTGGTCGGAGGACTTCAGCCACCGCGGGTTCGAGTGGATCGAGTCCACCGACGGCGACCACAACGTCATCTCCTACCTGCGCCGCAGCCGCGACGGCGAGGACGTCGTGGTGTGCGTGGTCAACTTCGCCGGCACCCCGCACGAGGGTTACCGGGTGGGCCTGCCGGCGGGCGGGGAGTGGCTGGAGATCCTCAACACCGACGCCACCGAGTACGGCGGGTCCGGGGTGGGCAACCTCGGCTCGGTCACCGCCGAGCCGGTGGCCTGGAACGGCCGCGACCACTCGGTCAGCCTGCGGGTCCCGCCGCTGGGCGCGGTCTTCCTGGTGCCGGCGCGCTGAGCCGGCCGACGGCGGCCGGCCGGGCGGGGGGCCGGCCTCCGTGGCCCGTGGCCCGCTCGATCCGGGCGACGGCGGCCGGCCGGCGCGACGTCGGGGTGCTCGTGGCCCGCTCCATCCTGGCGACGGCGGCCGGCCGGGCCCGGCGACGGCGGACGGCCCGCCGGCCCGCCTGGGCGGTCCGCCCAGCCCGGCTCAGTAGAGCAGCGAGGTCAGTCGGCGGCGGGCCGGCGCGACGTCGGGGTGCTCGTTGCCGGCGATCTCGAAGAGCTCGACGAGCCGGCGGCGCACGGTCTCCCGGTCCTCCCCCGCGGTCGCCGCGACCGCGCCGAGGAGCCGGTCGAACGCCGCGTCGAACCGGCCCGCGGCGGCCTCGACGTCGGCGGCGGCCAGCTGGATGTCGACGTCGCCGGGGGCGGCCGCGGCGGCCTCGGTCAGCACGGTCCGCGGGTCGCGGGCCTCGACCCGCGCCATGAGCCGGACCTGCAGCAGCGCGGCGTGGGCGTCGGCGTCTCCGGGGTTCTGCTTCAGGGCCCGGGTATAGGCGTCCTCGGCGGCGGCGAGGTCCCCGCGCTCGATCGCCGCCAGCGCCTCGGCGTGCAGCGGCGGCAGCTCGGGCTCCGCGGGGGCCGCCTCGGCGTCGGCCTCGTCCTCCTCCGAACCCGCCATGACCCCGGTGATGCCGTTCTGGGCGGCCACCCGGAGCACCTCGTCCAGGACCTGGCGCAGCTGCGCCTCGGGGTAGACGCCCTGGAAGAGCGGGATCGGCTGCCCGGCGACCACGGCGATGACCGTCGGCACCGACTGCACCTGCACGGCAGCGGCGATCTGCGGGCTGGCGTCCGCGTCGACCACGGCCAGCTGGAACCGGCCGCCGTAGTCCCGGGCGAGGGTCCGCAGCACGTCCGTCAGCTCCCCGCTGGCGGGCGACCGGGGCGAGGTGAGCACGAGCACCACCGGGACCTGGGTCGAGCGCTGCACGGCCTCCCCGAACGTGGCCTCGGTGACGTCGACGACGACGGGGCCGGGGACCGTGCCGCCCTCGGCCGGGGCGCCGGGGCCGTTGGGCGGGGCGGCGGCCGGGCGGGCGAGGCTGGAGAGGTCGACGGCGCCGTAGAGGTTGATCGGGGGCGTGGGCTGGCTCATCGTGGTCCTTCGGTGCGGTGCGTGGTCCGTCGGTGGGTGCGTGGTCCGTCGGTGGTGGGGTGACCGGTCAGGTCTCGGCGGGCGCGTCGTCGTCGTCCCGGATGGCGCCGGTGTAGACGGCGCCGGCG contains:
- the glgB gene encoding 1,4-alpha-glucan branching protein GlgB; this encodes MTHQHLLADLLPAWLPRQRWYTGKGTTPRLARVGELALPAADRAGATGTEAAVWLLRDDGGAAPVHYQVPLTFRPEPAPDLAHALVGVTGAGRQRRWVYDGCHDEVGAAALLTAITGEQDLLGEPAGVAARGHRAAGAARAAVREARVLRGEQSNTSVILDTEPGPAVILKVFRVLHPGRNPDVEVQQALAAAGSTRVPRPVGDLLGRWPAVAVAGAPEGDGEDRGSPEGHPVEGRPAEGRLAEGHLAEGHLAVAQEFLPGVADAWRVALTALEQGQDFTDRARALGAATAEVHATLARVLPTRAAGAAERAGALATWSGRFAEAVRYAPALAAREAEVDAVLRAGAQARWPALQRIHGDYHLGQVLDVPGRGWVVLDFEGEPLRPLAERTAPDLPERDVAGMLRSFDYAAASVPGADPAWAPAARSAFLDGYAAEAGTDPRAVPELLRALELDKALYETVYEARNRPDWLPLPLAAVDRLLASPLEPRERGVDGRVERMKHTSPERTGGPGPDAPRTPAAPADPTAPPNPPADGDPTATPAPPAGGGPATTPAPAAGAQARATPAPVDPDTLHAVAYGTYHDPHTVLGAHPGPDGVTVRTVRHLADAVAVVTADGTYPATHEHDGVWVAVLPGSEPVDYRVRVTYGATTTTVDDPYRFLPTLGDLDQHLIGEGRHEELWRVLGAHVRRFPGELGEVTGVAFAVWAPNARAVRVVGDFNAWNGTGSAMRSLGSSGVWELFVPGIGAGERYKFEIGYRDGSWHQKADPMARATEVPPATASVVAESTHTWADEAWLAARAERDPHTGPMSVYEVHLASWRPGLSYRELAEQLVAYVRDLGFTHVELMPVAEHPFGGSWGYQVTSYYAPTARLGTPDDFRYLVDRLHQAGIGVIVDWVPAHFPKDAWALARFDGTPLYEDPDPLRGDHPDWGTHVFNFGRREVRNFLVANAVYWLEEFHVDGLRVDAVASMLYLDYSRQPGQWRPNARGGRENLEAISFLQEANATAYRKVPGIVMIAEESTAWPGVTAPTSAGGLGFGLKWNMGWMNDTLRYLAEEPINRRYHHGELTFSLVYAFSEQFVLPLSHDEVVHGKGSLLAKMPGDYWQQLAGVRALLAYQWSHPGKQLLFMGQEFAQGGEWDESRGLDWWHTDVPEHQGVTALVKDLNRVYRERPALWSEDFSHRGFEWIESTDGDHNVISYLRRSRDGEDVVVCVVNFAGTPHEGYRVGLPAGGEWLEILNTDATEYGGSGVGNLGSVTAEPVAWNGRDHSVSLRVPPLGAVFLVPAR
- a CDS encoding tetratricopeptide repeat protein, encoding MSQPTPPINLYGAVDLSSLARPAAAPPNGPGAPAEGGTVPGPVVVDVTEATFGEAVQRSTQVPVVLVLTSPRSPASGELTDVLRTLARDYGGRFQLAVVDADASPQIAAAVQVQSVPTVIAVVAGQPIPLFQGVYPEAQLRQVLDEVLRVAAQNGITGVMAGSEEDEADAEAAPAEPELPPLHAEALAAIERGDLAAAEDAYTRALKQNPGDADAHAALLQVRLMARVEARDPRTVLTEAAAAAPGDVDIQLAAADVEAAAGRFDAAFDRLLGAVAATAGEDRETVRRRLVELFEIAGNEHPDVAPARRRLTSLLY